In one Musa acuminata AAA Group cultivar baxijiao chromosome BXJ2-5, Cavendish_Baxijiao_AAA, whole genome shotgun sequence genomic region, the following are encoded:
- the LOC103984143 gene encoding BEL1-like homeodomain protein 9: MASSAADRFVGGGGGGGDEPMLLHHPQMYDHVPQHSRREKLRFPLEGSSPPSASFLLLHDADAAPSLYPANSLTAFLPSSSSSSSYYSHNPTLNYGDAQFDGHGALPIPAQHQIPIQGFSLSLTSSSSPRPPASRHHLASRPAPLGPFTGYAAVLNRSRFLEPARKLLEEVCRAGHQAAAGSGGGSREMLLDADPPRESLMDHGVDVVAGHGTKEDRAVAGTEQQWKKTRLISMLDEVYRRYKQCYQQVQAVIASFESVAGLSTASPYASMALKAMSKHFRCLKNIISGQLRQTSNKGHGDEGVSREDISSFGLLNSSNYLQKTTNSPATFAQPHVWRPQRGLPERAVSVLRAWLFEHFLHPYPTDVDKQNLAKQTGLTRNQVSNWFINARVRLWKPMVEEVHSLELRQKNKTSASGSSNCATTDEQPQPPPSSRTNPLSSPQFQIASICRNQNSVTEGIHEELTSMRNHIQGGPVNFVYDMSNHQHVAGGASVVAAGGNGNGVSLTLGLHQDSGVCFSEPLPLNVARRFGLEECNDTYLVSSFGAQERQFGKDVIGGRLLHS; encoded by the exons atggcTTCGTCGGCTGCGGATCGATTCGTgggaggcggcggaggaggtgGGGATGAACCGATGCTACTGCACCACCCCCAGATGTACGACCACGTCCCACAGCACAGCAGGAGGGAGAAGCTGCGGTTCCCGCTGGAAGGGTCGTCGCCGCCGTCGGCCTCCTTCCTGCTTCTCCACGATGCCGACGCTGCTCCCTCGCTCTATCCCGCCAATTCCCTGACGGCcttcctcccctcctcttcctcctcctcgtcctactACTCTCACAACCCTACCCTTAACTACGGTGACGCCCAATTCGACGGCCACGGCGCGCTGCCGATCCCCGCGCAGCACCAGATCCCCATCCAAggcttctccctctccctcacctcctcctcctcccctcgccCCCCGGCTTCGCGGCACCACCTCGCGAGCCGGCCGGCCCCCCTGGGGCCGTTCACAGGCTACGCCGCCGTCCTCAACCGCTCCAGGTTCCTGGAACCGGCGAGGAAGCTTCTCGAGGAGGTGTGCCGTGCGGGACACCAGGCCGCGGCGGGAAGCGGCGGCGGCAGCCGGGAGATGCTCCTAGACGCGGATCCGCCCAGGGAGTCGCTGATGGATCACGGCGTCGACGTGGTGGCCGGCCATGGAACGAAGGAGGACCGCGCGGTCGCCGGCACGGAGCAGCAGTGGAAGAAGACCAGGCTCATCTCCATGCTTGACGAG GTTTACAGAAGATACAAACAATGCTACCAGCAGGTTCAAGCTGTGATTGCTTCGTTCGAGTCGGTCGCTGGATTGAGTACTGCTTCTCCATATGCATCGATGGCTCTCAAGGCCATGTCCAAACACTTCAGGTGCCTTAAGAATATCATATCTGGCCAACTTCGGCAGACGAGCAATAAAGGTCACGGAGACGAAGGTGTCAGCAGAGAAGATATCTCAAGCTTTGGGCTCCTAAACAGTAGTAATTATCTACAAAAAACAACCAACAGCCCTGCTACCTTTGCACAACCACACGTTTGGCGGCCGCAGAGAGGGCTTCCTGAGCGCGCCGTATCTGTGCTTCGAGCATGGCTTTTTGAACATTTTTTGCATCC GTACCCTACCGATGTCGACAAGCAGAATTTGGCTAAACAAACTGGTCTAACAAGAAATCAG GTCTCTAATTGGTTTATCAATGCAAGAGTAAGACTCTGGAAGCCGATGGTCGAGGAAGTACATTCCCTAGAGCTGCGCCAGAAAAACAAAACATCGGCGAGCGGCAGCAGCAACTGTGCCACCACCGACGAACAACCTCAGCCGCCGCCCTCGTCGCGGACAAATCCCTTGAGTTCTCCACAATTCCAGATAGCGAGCATATGCCGCAATCAGAATTCGGTGACCGAAGGCATTCACGAGGAGCTGACCTCCATGCGCAACCACATCCAAGGAGGGCCTGTCAACTTTGTGTACGACATGTCGAACCACCAGCATGTTGCAGGTGGAGCCAGTGTGGTGGCCGCCGGAGGAAATGGAAATGGTGTCTCCCTCACGCTCGGCCTCCATCAAGACAGCGGGGTGTGCTTCTCTGAACCGCTTCCGCTCAACGTGGCCCGTCGATTCGGCCTAGAAGAGTGCAACGACACCTACTTGGTGAGTAGCTTCGGAGCGCAAGAGAGGCAATTCGGGAAGGACGTCATCGGCGGTCGTCTGCTTCACTCATGA